A window from Malania oleifera isolate guangnan ecotype guangnan chromosome 7, ASM2987363v1, whole genome shotgun sequence encodes these proteins:
- the LOC131159490 gene encoding probable ubiquitin-like-specific protease 2A has product MGKRKLRNQQPTCIDLVSPTSEFCGDQISKHRSCWLHMAAYMHARQKGVTKEESEEIRRFELTSPCFLHTFPQRERSRRRIHCRNTISKQNKKLNTNTFDDYLEKMWRSFSEDKRTSFTCLDSLWFHLYLKKAASRPKVLSWIKKKQIFSKKYVFVPIVCWSHWSLLILCHFGESMLSKTKTPCMLLLDSLEMANPRRLEPIIRKFVLDVYKAEGRPENKGQISQIPFLVPQVPQQRDNKECGSFVLYYIYLFVEGAPEKFSISNGYPYFMKQNWFSLEGLEHFCNELSSSEK; this is encoded by the exons ATGGGAAAGCGGAAGCTTCGCAATCAACAGCCGACATGCATTGATCTTGTTTCTCCGACTTCAG AGTTTTGTggagatcaaatttcaaaacatcGCTCATGTTGGTTACACATGGCTGCATACATGCATGCTCGTCAAAAGGGAGTAACTAAAGAAGAATCGGAAGAGATAAGGAGATTTGAACTAACATCCCCTTGTTTTTTACATACCTTCCCTCAACGTGAACGATCAAGGAGGAGGATTCACTGCAGGAATACGATATCTAAACAAAACAAGAAGCTTAATACGAATACTTTTGATGACTACTTAGA GAAAATGTGGAGGAGCTTCTCTGAGGATAAGAGGACTTCCTTTACGTGCCTTGATAGCTTATGGTTTCACTTGTACCTGAAAAAAGCAGCTTCCAGACCAAAGGTGTTGTCATGGAttaagaagaaacaaattttctCAAAGAAATATGTTTTTGTTCCCATCGTTTGCTG GAGTCACTGGAGTCTTCTGATCTTGTGCCACTTTGGTGAAAGTATGCTgtcaaaaaccaaaacaccatGCATGTTGTTGCTAGACTCACTTGAGATGGCAAATCCAAGGAGGCTTGAACCCATAATAAGAAA atTTGTACTGGATGTATACAAAGCAGAGGGCAGACCAGAGAATAAAGGACAAATTTCTCAAATTCCTTTCTTGGTGCCTCAG GTGCCACAACAGAGAGATAACAAGGAGTGTGGGAGTTTCGTTCTTTACTACATATATCTGTTCGTGGAGGGAGCACCTGAAAAATTTAGCATTTCTAATGGTTACCCATATTTT ATGAAACAAAACTGGTTTAGCCTTGAAGGCTTAGAGCACTTCTGCAATGAACTCTCTTCCTCTGAAAAGTAG